ATGTCCGCGACGCGACGTCACCGCCGCGTGGTGACCGCCGCCAGCGTACACCCGGAGTATCGCGCGGTGCTGTCGACCTACCTGCGTAGCCTGGGAGCCGAGCTGGTCACCGTCGGTACCCCGGAGGGGACGACCGCCCCCGACGATCTGGCCGCCGCCGTCAGCGACGAGACCGCGTGCGTCCTGCTGCAACAACCGAACTTCTTCGGCTGTCTCGAAGAGATGGAGACACTGGTCGAGATCGCCCATCGGGCCGGGGCGTTGGTCGTCGCCTCGGTCGACCCGATCAGCCTGGGCCTGCTCAAGCGGCCGGGCGATTACGGCGCCGACATCGTCGTGGCCGAAGGTCAGTCGCTCGGTAGTCCGCTCTCGTACGGTGGGCCGTTTCTGGGCATCATGGCGGTGCGCGAAGAGCTGGTGCGTCGCATGCCCGGCCGCATCACGGGCGAAACGGTCGATCGCCGCGGACGCCGCTGCTGGGTACTCACCCTGCAGACGCGCGAGCAACACATTCGCCGCGAAAAGGCCACCAGCAACATCTGCACGAACCAGGGGCTCTTCGCCCTGCGGGCCACCGTCTATCTCGCGTCGCTTGGGCCGCGCGGCCTGGGCGAAGTTGCCGAACTCTCGCTGCGCAAAGCGCACTACGCCTGCGACAAGCTCGCGGCGACCGATCGCGTCTCGCCGGTCTTCGAGCGGCCCTACTTCAAAGAGTTTGTTGTCCGCGATGTCGACGGGCATGTGGCAGAACTGCTTGCCGCGGCCGAACGAGCCGGCTTCTTCGCGGGCGTGCCGTTGGGGCGTTGGTATCCAGAACTGGCCGACTGCTTCCTCGTCGCCGTGACCGAGAAACGGACGCGCGACGAGATCGATCGACTGGCCGACTGCGTAGCTCATGCCCAGAGCGAGGCTTGTTCTCTCCATGCGTAATACACGTGCCACACGTTTGTTGTTCGAATTGTCTCAACCGGGGCGCCGCGCGACGCGTTTCCCCGCCAGCGACGTGCCCGAGCAACCGCTCGACGATTTGTTGCCGGCGAGCCACCGTACCGAAACGCCGCCAGATCTGCCCGAACTGGCCGAGCCCGATCTGGTGCGACACTTCGCCAACTTGTCGACCTTGAACATGTCGGTCGACACGCACTTCTATCCGCTCGGGTCCTGTACGATGAAGCACAATCCGAAGCGGAACGAGCGGTTGGCCAGCCTGCCGGGGATCGTGAATCTGCATCCCTACCAGCCCGAAAGCTCGTTACAAGGCATGCTGCAACTGTTGTTCGAGTTGCAGCAAATGCTGGCCGAGATTGCCGGTCTCGACGCCGTTTCGTTGCAGCCTGCGGCCGGTGCGCACGGCGAGCTGGCGGCCTTGCTCGTGGCGGCGGCCTATTTCCGCGAACGGGGAGAGAAGCGGACCAAGGTGCTCGTGCCCGACAGTGCGCACGGCACCAACCCGGCCAGCGCCACGATTGCCGGCTTCGACGCGGTCACGGTGCGCAGCACGCCGCAAGGCTTTGTCGACGTGGCCGATCTCGAGTCGAAGCTCGACGACGACGTCGCCGTGTTCATGATTACGAATCCCAATACCCTGGGGCTCTTCGACCGGCAGATCGCCGACATCGCGGCCAAGGTACATGCTCGGGGGGGGCTGATCTATCTCGACGGCGCGAACATGAACGCGATTCTCGGCATCGCGCGGCCGGGCGATTTCGGCGCCGACATGATGCACTTCAATCCGCACAAGACCTTTAGCGGCCCCCACGGCGGCGGTGGTCCCGGCGCCGGTCCGATCGCCGTCCGCGAGATGCTTGCTCCTTACCTGCCCGCCCCCGTGGTGGTGAAGCGGGGGGAGCGTTACGCGCTCGACTACGATCGCCCCCGCTCGATCGGCCGCGTGCGCAGCTTTTTCGGCAACACGGGCGTGCTCGTGCGTGCCTACTGTTATCTGCGGACGCACGGCCCGGACGGGCTCAAGCGAGTTTCTGAAAACGCCGTGCTCAATGCCAACTACCTGTTGAGTCGCGTGAAGCACATCCTGCCGGTGCCACAGGGGGATCGCTGCATGCACGAATTCGTCGCCACGGCGGCGGACTTGAAGTCGAGCAAGGGCATCTCGGCGATGGATATCGCCAAGCGTTTGCTCGACTATGGCTTCCACGCCCCCACGGTCTACTTTCCGCTGACGGTGCGGGAATCGATGATGATCGAGCCGACCGAAACGGAAAGCAAAGACACGCTCGATCGTTTCGCCGAAACCCTCTTTCGCATTACCGAAGAGCCGGCCGATCTGCTGCACGAAGCTCCCCATACGACTCCGATCAGCCGGCCCGACGAAGTGCGTGCCGCCCGGCAGCCGGTATTACGCTGGTCAGCAGCCACCCAGGGGGCTGAGTCGTAGCGACTTGCTCGTTTCGGCTCGTACCGCCATCGACTCCGCATGAACCTCGCTACCGCGCATCGCTGTCGCTTGCTGGTCGATCCGCCGGGGGGGGCTGCCTGGAACATGGCGGTCGATGAACTGCTGGCGATCGGGGTGGCCGAGCCGAATGAACTCGGCTGTGCCTTGCGATTCTACCAGTGGGAAAAGCCCACCTTGTCGCTAGGCTATTTCCAGTCGCTTCCGCCAGACTACCGCGACATGGTCGAGCGGGGGGAGCTGGCGCTCGTACGCCGGGCCAGCGGAGGGGGAGCGATTTTGCACGATCGCGAGCTGACTTACTCGTTCGTGGTTGGGATCGAGCATCCGCTGGCGGCCGATGCCGAGACGCTCTACCGCCACTGCCACGCGGCGCTGGTAACCGTTCTCGCGCGAAGCAAAGTGTCGGCCGAGCTGGCCGAGCACCGTGAGGCGCGCCCTCCGGCGGAACAGCCCTTTCTCTGCTTCGAACGCCGCGCGCCAGGGGATGTCGTGGTCGGGCCGTCAAAAATCGCGGGGAGCGCCCAGCGTCGACAACGGCAGGCCATTCTCCAGCACGGCAGCATCTTGTTGGCCACATCTCTCCACGCGCCACAAATCCCGGGTTTACGCGAAATC
This genomic stretch from Pirellulales bacterium harbors:
- the gcvPA gene encoding aminomethyl-transferring glycine dehydrogenase subunit GcvPA; translation: MPYVFNTPEDQRQMLAAIGVGSIDELFSLVPAELRLQRPLEIPPAMSELELTQHVSALAAANRSTDQRVCFLGAGSYDHFIPAVVDYVGSRGEFYTSYTPYQPEVSQGNLQAFFEYQTLICQLTGMDVSNASLYDGGSAATEGVLMSMSATRRHRRVVTAASVHPEYRAVLSTYLRSLGAELVTVGTPEGTTAPDDLAAAVSDETACVLLQQPNFFGCLEEMETLVEIAHRAGALVVASVDPISLGLLKRPGDYGADIVVAEGQSLGSPLSYGGPFLGIMAVREELVRRMPGRITGETVDRRGRRCWVLTLQTREQHIRREKATSNICTNQGLFALRATVYLASLGPRGLGEVAELSLRKAHYACDKLAATDRVSPVFERPYFKEFVVRDVDGHVAELLAAAERAGFFAGVPLGRWYPELADCFLVAVTEKRTRDEIDRLADCVAHAQSEACSLHA
- the gcvPB gene encoding aminomethyl-transferring glycine dehydrogenase subunit GcvPB — its product is MRNTRATRLLFELSQPGRRATRFPASDVPEQPLDDLLPASHRTETPPDLPELAEPDLVRHFANLSTLNMSVDTHFYPLGSCTMKHNPKRNERLASLPGIVNLHPYQPESSLQGMLQLLFELQQMLAEIAGLDAVSLQPAAGAHGELAALLVAAAYFRERGEKRTKVLVPDSAHGTNPASATIAGFDAVTVRSTPQGFVDVADLESKLDDDVAVFMITNPNTLGLFDRQIADIAAKVHARGGLIYLDGANMNAILGIARPGDFGADMMHFNPHKTFSGPHGGGGPGAGPIAVREMLAPYLPAPVVVKRGERYALDYDRPRSIGRVRSFFGNTGVLVRAYCYLRTHGPDGLKRVSENAVLNANYLLSRVKHILPVPQGDRCMHEFVATAADLKSSKGISAMDIAKRLLDYGFHAPTVYFPLTVRESMMIEPTETESKDTLDRFAETLFRITEEPADLLHEAPHTTPISRPDEVRAARQPVLRWSAATQGAES
- a CDS encoding lipoate--protein ligase family protein, with amino-acid sequence MNLATAHRCRLLVDPPGGAAWNMAVDELLAIGVAEPNELGCALRFYQWEKPTLSLGYFQSLPPDYRDMVERGELALVRRASGGGAILHDRELTYSFVVGIEHPLAADAETLYRHCHAALVTVLARSKVSAELAEHREARPPAEQPFLCFERRAPGDVVVGPSKIAGSAQRRQRQAILQHGSILLATSLHAPQIPGLREISQFQGSPDSLAHELQKELATQLRLAFEMRPLSSTERATAGALVETRYGNRDWTLAR